From Hydra vulgaris chromosome 07, alternate assembly HydraT2T_AEP, a single genomic window includes:
- the LOC136082594 gene encoding uncharacterized protein LOC136082594, whose protein sequence is MVMNRFKFLITSDMGIVYMQTSNSEIKQRIVGLHLGGFNSSEIARALKSVSRSCVLRTSQKFEKTGTTADKNRSGRPRITSITNDNSIYRIARKNPKYSAKEIAQEVNLAPKNHISRQTVNRRLIDRKLCCYVAAKKTTA, encoded by the exons ATGGTTATGAATCGCTTTAAATTCCTTATCACCTCAGATATGGGAATTGTCTATATGCAGACATCAAA CTCTGAAATAAAACAGCGTATTGTAGGACTACACCTTGGTGGTTTCAACAGTTCTGAAATTGCTCGTGCTCTTAAGTCTGTATCTCGTTCATGTGTACTCAGAACAagtcaaaaatttgaaaaaactggcACTACTGCAGACAAAAACCGATCTGGACGACCAAGAATAACAAGTATCACCAATGATAATAGTATCTATAGAATTGCAAGAAAAAACCCTAAATACTCAGCCAAAGAGATTGCACAAGAAGTAAATTTGGCTCCAAAAAATCATATCTCAAGACAAACTGTAAATAGAAGATTGATTGATCGAAAACTTTGTTGCTACGTTGCTGCTAAAAAAACCACTGCTTAG